From one Streptomyces sp. NBC_01478 genomic stretch:
- a CDS encoding alpha/beta hydrolase yields the protein MPCHRPAGTSPNADRPHPSPTGPSRRTVARATAATGLAALFGATVSVGRARAATQVSARTFDVSVASPALGRSAPVRLILPSDFAAQPARTYPVLYLLHGAHDDYTSWTRETDIEAFTEGRDLIVAMPDAGPTGIPSAWRGGPDYETFQLQEIPALLARDYRASGVRAVAGVSTGGYGAMAHAARHPGAFTAAASYSGILDTTAPGVPSLVDAIVARESLSPLSLWGNPLLDAPTWRGFNPRAQAGGLRGTPLYVSNGSGVVGGSGDWLPEALESLLWPSAHSFTGVLALLGIPVTTHFYSGGGHSWAYWKGEFTASWPMLAGALGLPE from the coding sequence ATGCCCTGCCACCGCCCTGCCGGAACGTCCCCGAACGCCGACCGGCCGCACCCTTCTCCCACCGGCCCGTCCCGCCGTACCGTCGCCCGGGCCACGGCGGCCACGGGACTGGCCGCGCTGTTCGGCGCCACGGTCTCCGTGGGCCGGGCGCGGGCCGCGACCCAGGTCTCGGCGCGCACCTTCGACGTGTCCGTGGCCTCCCCCGCGCTGGGGCGCAGCGCACCGGTGCGGCTCATCCTGCCGTCGGACTTCGCCGCGCAACCCGCTCGGACGTATCCCGTGCTGTATCTGCTGCACGGGGCGCACGACGACTACACGTCCTGGACGCGGGAGACGGACATCGAGGCGTTCACCGAGGGCCGCGACCTGATCGTGGCGATGCCGGACGCGGGTCCCACCGGCATTCCGAGTGCCTGGCGCGGCGGCCCGGACTACGAGACCTTCCAACTCCAGGAGATTCCGGCGCTGTTGGCCCGCGACTACCGGGCGTCCGGGGTGCGGGCCGTCGCCGGGGTGTCCACCGGGGGTTACGGCGCGATGGCGCACGCGGCCCGCCATCCGGGCGCGTTCACCGCCGCCGCGTCCTACAGCGGCATCCTCGACACCACGGCGCCCGGGGTGCCCTCGCTGGTGGACGCGATCGTGGCCCGCGAGAGCTTGTCGCCGCTCTCCCTGTGGGGCAATCCCCTGCTGGACGCGCCGACTTGGCGCGGCTTCAATCCGCGCGCCCAGGCCGGCGGGCTGCGCGGGACGCCCTTGTACGTGTCCAACGGCAGTGGTGTGGTGGGAGGTTCGGGCGACTGGCTGCCGGAGGCGCTGGAGAGTCTGCTGTGGCCCTCCGCGCACAGTTTCACCGGCGTTCTCGCGCTGCTCGGCATTCCGGTCACCACGCACTTCTACTCGGGTGGTGGACACAGTTGGGCTTACTGGAAAGGGGAGTTCACGGCCTCGTGGCCGATGCTCGCCGGTGCGCTGGGGCTGCCGGAGTGA
- a CDS encoding PucR family transcriptional regulator, whose translation MAVPTPRGVPTEPGTALVPPDLAELLRAQLAAVSSEVEEVVRSQVPEYARPADGTYRENLRSGVVQALTLFVDHIADPHGQNAAMAAAYYEELGRGEALEGRSLEALQSAIRVGGMHAWRLMGRTAEELGLDSAVVAALGELAFRTVHEVAEAAAAGYAQAQSRSAGEVERRRRRLLELLLGEGPLAPEALQDLAHGARWRVPSRVAVIALAGPADPRAEDRPPAMPGALADMESRPPRVLVPDPEGYGRFGGRSFVLGLGGRPAAIGPTVPVVEAARSLHWATRALGLMGRGVLPRQGVVLCADHLSTLLLHSDEPLLAQLELRALAPLDAASEGQRPRLAETLLAWLLSGSNVPDVAARLHIHPQTVRYRLRQLEKLFGASLHDPGTRLDLILALRSAELRDGEHDSRPDKNRDGF comes from the coding sequence GTGGCTGTCCCCACCCCGCGCGGAGTACCCACCGAGCCCGGAACGGCGCTGGTTCCCCCCGACCTGGCCGAGCTGCTGCGCGCCCAACTCGCCGCCGTCTCCAGCGAGGTGGAGGAGGTGGTGCGCAGCCAGGTGCCCGAGTACGCGCGGCCGGCCGACGGGACCTACCGCGAAAACCTCAGGTCCGGGGTGGTGCAGGCGCTCACGCTGTTCGTCGACCACATCGCGGACCCGCACGGCCAGAACGCCGCGATGGCGGCGGCGTACTACGAGGAACTCGGGCGCGGCGAGGCCCTGGAGGGCCGCAGCCTGGAGGCGCTCCAGTCGGCGATCCGCGTGGGCGGGATGCACGCCTGGCGGCTGATGGGCCGTACGGCGGAGGAACTCGGCCTGGATTCGGCGGTGGTGGCCGCGCTGGGCGAGCTGGCGTTCCGGACCGTGCACGAGGTCGCGGAGGCGGCCGCCGCCGGGTACGCGCAGGCGCAGTCCCGCAGCGCGGGCGAGGTGGAGCGGCGGCGCCGAAGACTGCTCGAACTGCTGCTGGGCGAGGGGCCGTTGGCGCCGGAGGCGCTGCAGGACCTGGCGCACGGCGCGCGCTGGCGGGTGCCGTCGCGGGTTGCCGTGATCGCGCTGGCGGGCCCCGCGGACCCACGTGCGGAGGACCGGCCGCCGGCGATGCCGGGCGCGCTGGCGGACATGGAGTCCCGGCCGCCGCGGGTGCTGGTGCCGGACCCGGAGGGCTACGGCCGGTTCGGCGGGCGGTCGTTCGTCCTCGGCCTGGGCGGCCGTCCGGCGGCGATCGGTCCTACGGTGCCGGTCGTCGAGGCCGCGCGGTCCTTGCACTGGGCGACGCGGGCGTTGGGGCTGATGGGCCGCGGGGTGCTGCCCCGGCAGGGCGTGGTGCTGTGCGCCGACCATCTCTCGACGCTGCTGCTGCACAGCGACGAACCGCTGCTGGCCCAACTGGAGTTACGGGCCCTCGCACCGCTGGACGCCGCTTCCGAGGGCCAACGCCCGCGGCTGGCCGAGACCTTGCTGGCCTGGCTGCTCAGCGGCAGCAACGTCCCCGATGTCGCCGCCCGGCTCCACATCCACCCGCAGACGGTCCGCTATCGCCTGCGCCAACTGGAGAAGCTCTTCGGCGCGTCCCTGCACGACCCGGGAACCCGCCTTGATCTGATCCTCGCGCTGCGTTCGGCGGAATTACGGGACGGTGAGCACGACTCACGACCCGACAAAAACAGAGACGGTTTCTGA
- a CDS encoding cutinase family protein, whose amino-acid sequence MRIRLCLAALSLAGGAGLATLSAPAASAATCSDLDVVAARGTFEPGTLGLIVGDPVFSALQQKITGKTLSSYAVNYPADLSLTSAATGNLDVVNHVNAQAAACPNQRFILVGYSQGANVVDNSLGISSDGAVVGSPIVATIPAAVEPKVAAVLLFGNPIRALGKSVTGTYQSRTIDFCANGDPICQNGGTDVLAHLGYTSDAGAAATFAAGRI is encoded by the coding sequence ATGCGTATTCGCTTATGCCTCGCCGCGCTCTCGCTGGCCGGCGGGGCCGGGCTCGCCACCCTCTCCGCACCCGCCGCGTCGGCCGCCACCTGTTCGGATCTCGATGTCGTGGCAGCCCGTGGCACCTTCGAGCCGGGCACACTCGGCCTGATCGTCGGCGACCCGGTGTTCTCCGCGCTCCAGCAGAAAATCACCGGAAAGACTCTCTCCAGCTATGCGGTGAACTATCCGGCCGACCTTTCCCTCACGTCCGCCGCGACGGGAAACCTCGATGTGGTGAATCACGTCAACGCGCAGGCGGCGGCCTGCCCGAATCAGCGTTTCATTCTCGTCGGCTATTCGCAGGGCGCGAACGTCGTCGACAACTCCCTCGGAATCAGCAGCGACGGCGCGGTGGTCGGCAGCCCGATCGTGGCGACCATCCCCGCGGCGGTCGAGCCGAAGGTCGCCGCGGTGCTGCTGTTCGGCAACCCGATCCGGGCCCTCGGCAAGAGCGTCACCGGCACCTACCAGAGCCGCACCATCGACTTCTGTGCCAACGGTGACCCCATCTGCCAGAACGGCGGAACCGACGTCCTCGCCCACCTCGGCTACACCTCCGACGCGGGCGCGGCGGCGACGTTCGCCGCGGGCAGGATCTGA